The genome window CGTGGTGGTCAGCGCAGTGTTGGTGGTGTGGCTCAAGCGCCTGGGGCGCGATGATACCTGGCTGGCCATCGCGTTGGCCCTGGTGTTGGGTGGCGCGCTGGGCAACCTGTACGACCGCATTGCCCTGGGCCATGTGATCGACTTCATTCTGGTGCATTGGCAGAACCGCTGGTATTTCCCGGCGTTCAACTTTGCCGACAGCGCCATCACCGTCGGTGCAATCATGCTGGCGTTGGACATGTTCAAAAGCAAGAAAACCGGAGAGACCGTCAATGACTGATCAGGTATTGGCTGAGCAACGCATCGGCCAGAACACGGAAGTCACTTTGCACTTTGCACTGCGCCTGGAGAATGGCGACACGGTCGACAGCACGTTCGACAAAGCCCCGGCCACCTTCAAGGTCGGCGACGGCAACCTGCTGCCGGGTTTCGAAGCGGCCCTGTTCGGCTTCAAGGCCGGCGACAAGCGTACCCTGCAGATCCTGCCGGAAAACGCCTTTGGCCAGCCCAACCCGCAAAACGTACAGATCATCCCGCGTTCGCAGTTCCAGGACATGGACCTGTCGGAGGGCCTGCTGGTGATCTTCAACGATGCGGCGAATACCGAACTGCCGGGTGTGGTGAAAACCTTCGATGACGCGCAAGTGACCATCGACTTCAACCACCCGTTGGCCGGTAAAACCTTGACCTTTGACGTTGAAATCATCGACGTTAAAGCGCTCTGATCAACGACGCGGTTAAAAATGTGGGAGCGGGCTTGCTCGCGAATGCTGAGTGTCAGTCAACAGATTTATTTACTGACCCACCGCATTCGCGAGCAAGCCCGCTCCCACCTTTGATCTCTACTGTCAGGTGGGTTAGCGTCTAGCTTGAACCCAAGTGGCTGCAAGACACGAGGCACAGCATGCAAATCAAACTCGCCAACCCCCGTGGCTTCTGCGCCGGTGTGGACCGGGCGATCGAAATCGTCAACCGCGCCCTGGAAGTCTTCGGGCCGCCGATTTACGTGCGTCATGAAGTCGTCCACAACAAATTCGTGGTCGAAGACCTGCGCGCCCGCGGCGCCATCTTTGTCGAAGAGCTCGACCAGGTGCCGGACGATGTGATCGTCATCTTCAGCGCCCACGGTGTTTCCCAGGCTGTGCGTACCGAAGCGGCAGGCCGCGGCCTGAAAGTCTTCGATGCTACCTGCCCACTGGTCACCAAGGTGCACATCGAAGTCGCGCGCTACAGCCGTGATGGTCGCGAGTGCATCCTGATCGGCCACGCCGGCCACCCGGAAGTCGAAGGCACCATGGGTCAGTACGACGCCAGCAATGGCGGGGCGATTTACCTGGTGGAGGACGAAAAAGACGTCGCCAACCTGCAGGTACAGAACCCCGAGCGCCTGGCATTCGTGACCCAGACCACCCTGTCCATGGACGACACCAGCCGCGTGATCGACGCGCTGCGCAGCCGCTTCCCGGCCATTGGCGGCCCGCGCAAGGACGACATCTGCTACGCCACCCAGAACCGCCAGGACGCGGTCAAGCAACTGGCAGACGAATGCGATGTGGTCCTGGTGGTTGGTAGCCCCAACAGTTCCAACTCCAACCGCCTGCGTGAGTTGGCTGAGCGCATGGCGACGCCGGCGTACCTGATCGATGGTGCCGAAGATATGCAGCGCAGTTGGTTCGACGGTGTCGAGCGCATTGGCATCACGGCGGGTGCTTCGGCGCCGGAAGTGCTGGTGCGCGGTGTTATCCAGCAGTTGCACGCCTGGGGCGCTACCGGTGCCGATGAACTGGCTGGCCGCGAAGAGAACATCACGTTCTCCATGCCCAAGGAGCTGCGGGTTCGCTCGCTGCTGTGAAGACCCGGTGTGCCGGATCAACTCCGGCACAATGCCTGCTCGGCACGCTCGCTGCGCAGGCTGATGCGCCCGCTGGGCGCCAGCACTACCTGATGCAGGCTCTGCGCCTGGTCCGTGGCACACACATGCAAAGTGCCGGCACGGAAGCCTCCCCCTGAAAAGATGGGCTCACCCATCCCGCTGAAGCGCACCTGGTTCTTGAGCGGCCCATTGCCCACGATCGGCGCTTGCCTGCTGGCCTGGTGCTCCAACAGCACCGGGTTGTCATCGTCCAGGGGGCCGCGCCCGCTGATGTCCACGATGACCCGCCACCCCAGGCCCCAATCATCCTTCAGTGCGTGAATGACCACCGCCCGGTTGCGTGCGATGGCTTCGGTGCGTGCATAACGCAGGCCTTGCGCCAAGGACTGTGCTGCGCTCTGTCGCTGCTGTGACTCCTGCAGGCTCTTGAAACTCGGCACCGCCAGGTTGGCCAGAATGCCGCTCACGATCAGTCCCAGCAGCAGTTCGATCAAGGTGAACCCTCGTTGTTGCATGTGCCATCCCTCCGTGGATTTGGGTGTAGTCCTAGGTATAGCGTCCCGTCTGTGGTGCGGATGATGGCCTTCATGTCCAAAGTATTTCCCTTTGTTCCGGTTGCAGCGCAGGTGAAAAACCGGCGCTAGTCTTGGGCCGCATAGCAGGGTTTACCTGCTCTTTTTCGGACCTCGACACGGATGACGACGGTAATGCTTGCCTGCACGAACACCTGTTTGCCCAACGCCTTATCCCGCTACCAAGCCGGTACGACACTGATCGAAGTGCTGGTCGCGGTGTTGATTCTCACCATTGGCCTGCTGGGTGCGGCGGTGATCCAACTCAATGCGCTCAAGTACACCGACAGTTCCAGGATGACCAGCCAGGCCAGTTTCATTGCCTACGACTTGCTCGACCGGATCCGTGCCAATTCTGCTGCCGACTACACGTGGGGCCGGGCCGAGCGTGCCTTGGCCGGCAACGTTGCCGCCAGTGTGCGCGACCTGGACTTGCATGATTTCGAGGCCAACATTCTCGGTTTTGCCGGGGAGAGCGCCAAAGGCTCGGTGTCGATCAGTGGCGGCGAGGTGACGGTCAGCATCAGTTGGGATGACAGTCGAGGTACAGGCAGGCCGGGTGCCCGGGAAACCTTCACCCTGACCAGTCGCATCCGCGATAAACCGGGAGTGGCGCAATGAGGTGTCTTGTTCGAGGTTTCAGCCTGGTGGAGTTGCTGCTGGCCTTGGCGATGGGGTTGGTACTGGTGCTCTGGGCCAGCCAGGTGGCAATCAATGCCAGGGCCGCCAACGCCAGCCAGCAGGCCGCTTTGTTGATGCAGGATGATGCGCGGTTTGTGCTGGGCAAGCTGCTCCAGGATATCCGTCAGGCGGGCATGTTCGGCTGTCTGGCGACAGCGTTTATCGACAACGCCCCGCCCGCTTTTGACCGGCCTGTCGCTTGGCGTGTCGGAGGCGGATCAACCTCGCTGACGCTGGTGACTACGGATGTCGCCGTTGGAAGCGGCACGCCTGACTGGACTGTATTGTCCGATTGCACAGGCAGCGCCCACGCCTACGCGGGAAGCGCCCCGGCATCGGCACCCGGGCAAATCCGTTTTGCGTTACGCCAAGTTACCTACACCTTCGAAGCAGGGCAGTTGAAAGTCAGTACGCCTGCATCACCCGCCAAGGCGGTATTGGTGGATAACGTGAAGGCGTTCGATATCAGTTTCGGCGTGTCCGCCAAACCTGCGTCAACGGAAGTGGTGCGCTACGACGCCGGCCCGGCCGACGAATCCTTGATACGCAGTGTGCGCATTGTGATGACGCTGCAAGACCCAGCCGCCCGGGTGAAAGATCAAACCTACAGCGTCGTGGCGGCGCTGCGAAACCGGCTGGGGTAGGGCTGCCATGATGCTTGCAGAAGGTTTTCGTCTGCGACAGGCGGGCATGGTGCTGCTGGTTTGCCTGGTGTTGTTGCTGCTGTTGTCGTTGATTGGTTTGTCATCGATGCAGGCTGCGCTTACTCAGCAAAAGATTGCCGGTAGCTTCTGGCACCGCAATCAGTCGCTGCAAAGTGCCGAGAGTGGCCTGAGACTCGGGGAATCTGCCATACAGCGCTCATTTGCAGCGTTGCCGCTATGCCAATCGATCGTCAACTGTGCACCGCCGGAGGCGGCATTTTTGGTGGTCGGGCCTGGAGTGGACCCTGTTTCAGGCATCAGTTGGGTGGCACTGAAAGGTGGCTTATACGGGGTTCAATCCCTCGGGCCTGCGGTAGGGCTCGCGCATTTGCCAGCGCAAATCCCTGCAGCGGTGTATCGAGTGACGGCTGTCGGGCTGCACGGGCAATTGCGCACGGTGCTGGAGAGTACCTATGCGCGGGTAGAAGAGGAGGGTGGCTCGCGGTTTCGGCGAGTGGCATGGCGACAACTTCAATAAGGAGTAGTGGAATGGGCATGGACAGCCAGGGTTTTACCCTGATCGAGTTACTGATCGCCGTGGTGATCATTGCGGTTCTGGCCGGGATTGCTTACCCCGGTTACACCGGCCATCTGAAAAAAGTCTATCGCGCTGAAATCGTCGCGCTGTTGACCGAGCAAGCACAGTACCTGGAGCGCTTTTATGCGAGGAACGGCAGTTTTATTGATGCAGCCGGCGTCAGTGCAGGCAATGATCGCTATAGAATCACCGCTGCATTGAACCCTCAGGACTTCCAACTGGTGGCCACGCCGGTCGCCGGCTCGTTAATGGCTGGCGATCCTTGCGGTGACTTCAGCCTGACCGGTACGGGTACGCGGACCAACCCGGGCGCTGCACCGCAGATGTCGCGAAAGCTGTGTTGGGGCCAATGATGAGGGTGCTCGATGATTGGGCGCCGGGTGCGCTTGTTCCTATTTATCGGCTGGATCAAATGATGGCAGAGCAACAGCAGGTAGTGATTGTCGGTGGCGGAGTCATCGGCTTGTTGACGGCGTTCAACCTCGCCACCCAGGGGCAGGCGGTGGTGCTGCTGGAGCGCGTAGGGTTGGGGCAGGAGTCCTCCTGGGCGGGTGGTGGCATTGTCTCGCCCCTGTATCCCTGGCGCTACAGCCCGGCGGTCACGGCCCTGGCTCATTGGTCCCAGGATTTTTATCCACAGCTGGCGCAGCGTCTGTTCGCTGCGACGGGCGTTGATCCGGAGGTTCACACCACGGGCTTGTACTGGCTCGATCTGGATGACGAAGCCGAAGCACTTTCTTGGGCCGCGCGTGAAGGCCGGCCCTTGAGCAAGGTGGACGTGTCGGCCGCCCATGACGCCGTTCCGGTGCTGGGCGGCGGTTACTCCCAGGCGATCTACATGGCCAACGTTGCCAATGTGCGCAACCCGCGCCTGGTCAAATCCCTCAAGGCTGCGCTGCTGGCGCTGCCTGGCGTGACCATTCATGAACAGTGCGAAGTGACAGGCTTTGTCTTGGATGCGGGTAATGTCGTGGGTGTGAACAGCGCTGATGGGCCGATCTTCGGCGATCAGGTCGTACTGGCGGCCGGCGCATGGAGCGGTGAGCTGCTCGGCACGTTGGGCCTGTCGCTGCCGGTCGAGCCGGTCAAAGGCCAGATGATTCTGTACAAATGCGCTTCGGACTTCCTGTCGAGCATGGTATTAGCCAAGGGGCGTTACGCGATCCCTCGGCGGGACGGGCACATCCTGATCGGCAGTACCCTGGAACATGAAGGTTTCGACAAGACCCCCACCGAAACCGCGCTGGAAAGCCTCAAGGCGTCAGCGGTGGAACTGATCCCCGCCCTGGCGGACGCCGAAGTGGTTGGACATTGGGCCGGTCTGCGTCCCGGTTCGCCCGAAGGCATTCCCTACATCGGTCGTGTGCCGGGCTTCAATGGCCTGTGGCTCAACTGCGGGCATTACCGCAACGGCCTGGTGCTTGCGCCGGCGTCCTGCCAATTGTTTGCTGACTTGCTACTGGCGCGTGCACCGATCATCGACCCGGCGCCGTATGCGCCGGCCGGTCGGCTCAACGCTGGATAGATTTCGGCCCTTGCTCCAGGTGCGCCTGGGTGCAATACCACTCCTGGCGTGAGCTCAAGGCGCGATCCTGCGGCAGATGCACGCCGCAGTGGGCGCAGCGCACCATCAGGGCCGCGTCAGGCTCGCTGGCACGATGCTGCCTGGCGGCCGGGCTTTTGAATTTGCGCCAGAACCATACTGCGGCGGCAATGACGGCAATCCAGAACAGTAGACGAAGCATGATGGGCAGTTTCTCGACAAGGAATGCACCAGTTTAGCCAAGGACGTGCCAGGCGCACAGCGCAATAATACCGCCCACAAAAAAGGAGCCTCGCAAGGCTCCTTCTTGATGACGCGAGGTGCTATCAGTCGAACACACCGAAGGTCATGTAGCTGAACCACGAACGGTCCTGGTTATTGCCCAGGGCCTGCGGCGCTTCCTCTTCGATCACGTCGCCGTTTTCATCATGCGGCTTGAGTTCCGAAGGGATGGCGTCCTTGGCATCCTGGTACTGTTTGATCACGTCCTGGTTGGCGCGGGTTTCGCCCGGCGGCAGCGGTGGACGGGACTCGATCAGGCCCAGGGTGTACTTGCTCAGCCACGAACGGTTGTCGGCTTCGGCCACCTGAGGCACGAACTGGCCGTCTTTCAGGCTTGAGTGGTCCGGGTAGTTGAGCTTCAGGGTTTCCAGGCTGGTGCTGGCCAGTTCGTCCAGGTGCAGGCGCTGGTAGGCCTCGGTCATCACGGCCAGGCCGTCACCTACGGAAGGGGTTTCCTGGAAGTTTTCCACAACGTAGCGGCCACGGTTGGCAGCTGCGACGTACGCCTGACGAGTCAGGTAGTAGTGGGCCACGTGGATCTCGTAGGAAGCCAGCAGATTGCGCAGGTAGATCATGCGCTGCTTGGCGTCCGGCGCGTAGCGGCTATTGGGGTAGCGGCTGGTCAGCTGGGCGAACTCGTTGTAGGAGTCGCGGGCAGCGCCCGGGTCACGCTTGGTCATGTCCAGCGGCAGGAAGCGCGCCAGCAGGCCAACGTCCTGGTCGAACGAGGTCAGGCCCTTCATGTAGTAGGCGTAGTCGACGTTCGGGTGCTGCGGGTGCAGGCGGATGAAACGCTCGGCGGCGGACTTGGCGGCTTCCGGCTCGGCGTTCTTGTAGTTGGCGTAGATCAGCTCGAGCTGGGCCTGGTCGGCGTAGCGCC of Pseudomonas azotoformans contains these proteins:
- a CDS encoding PilW family protein gives rise to the protein MRCLVRGFSLVELLLALAMGLVLVLWASQVAINARAANASQQAALLMQDDARFVLGKLLQDIRQAGMFGCLATAFIDNAPPAFDRPVAWRVGGGSTSLTLVTTDVAVGSGTPDWTVLSDCTGSAHAYAGSAPASAPGQIRFALRQVTYTFEAGQLKVSTPASPAKAVLVDNVKAFDISFGVSAKPASTEVVRYDAGPADESLIRSVRIVMTLQDPAARVKDQTYSVVAALRNRLG
- the lspA gene encoding signal peptidase II, with amino-acid sequence MPNASRFGRLGWLVLSVLVLVIDQVSKAHFEGSLQMFQQIVVIPDYFSWTLAYNTGAAFSFLADSGGWQRWLFALIAVVVSAVLVVWLKRLGRDDTWLAIALALVLGGALGNLYDRIALGHVIDFILVHWQNRWYFPAFNFADSAITVGAIMLALDMFKSKKTGETVND
- a CDS encoding type IV pilin protein, which produces MGMDSQGFTLIELLIAVVIIAVLAGIAYPGYTGHLKKVYRAEIVALLTEQAQYLERFYARNGSFIDAAGVSAGNDRYRITAALNPQDFQLVATPVAGSLMAGDPCGDFSLTGTGTRTNPGAAPQMSRKLCWGQ
- the fkpB gene encoding FKBP-type peptidyl-prolyl cis-trans isomerase, whose protein sequence is MAEQRIGQNTEVTLHFALRLENGDTVDSTFDKAPATFKVGDGNLLPGFEAALFGFKAGDKRTLQILPENAFGQPNPQNVQIIPRSQFQDMDLSEGLLVIFNDAANTELPGVVKTFDDAQVTIDFNHPLAGKTLTFDVEIIDVKAL
- a CDS encoding PP0621 family protein yields the protein MLRLLFWIAVIAAAVWFWRKFKSPAARQHRASEPDAALMVRCAHCGVHLPQDRALSSRQEWYCTQAHLEQGPKSIQR
- the pilV gene encoding type IV pilus modification protein PilV; translation: MLACTNTCLPNALSRYQAGTTLIEVLVAVLILTIGLLGAAVIQLNALKYTDSSRMTSQASFIAYDLLDRIRANSAADYTWGRAERALAGNVAASVRDLDLHDFEANILGFAGESAKGSVSISGGEVTVSISWDDSRGTGRPGARETFTLTSRIRDKPGVAQ
- a CDS encoding outer membrane protein assembly factor BamD; the encoded protein is MQVKHLLLIAILAMTAACSSTKEVVDENLSEVELYQLAQKDLDNNSYTSATAKLKALESRYPFGRYADQAQLELIYANYKNAEPEAAKSAAERFIRLHPQHPNVDYAYYMKGLTSFDQDVGLLARFLPLDMTKRDPGAARDSYNEFAQLTSRYPNSRYAPDAKQRMIYLRNLLASYEIHVAHYYLTRQAYVAAANRGRYVVENFQETPSVGDGLAVMTEAYQRLHLDELASTSLETLKLNYPDHSSLKDGQFVPQVAEADNRSWLSKYTLGLIESRPPLPPGETRANQDVIKQYQDAKDAIPSELKPHDENGDVIEEEAPQALGNNQDRSWFSYMTFGVFD
- a CDS encoding pilus assembly PilX family protein, producing MMLAEGFRLRQAGMVLLVCLVLLLLLSLIGLSSMQAALTQQKIAGSFWHRNQSLQSAESGLRLGESAIQRSFAALPLCQSIVNCAPPEAAFLVVGPGVDPVSGISWVALKGGLYGVQSLGPAVGLAHLPAQIPAAVYRVTAVGLHGQLRTVLESTYARVEEEGGSRFRRVAWRQLQ
- the ispH gene encoding 4-hydroxy-3-methylbut-2-enyl diphosphate reductase codes for the protein MQIKLANPRGFCAGVDRAIEIVNRALEVFGPPIYVRHEVVHNKFVVEDLRARGAIFVEELDQVPDDVIVIFSAHGVSQAVRTEAAGRGLKVFDATCPLVTKVHIEVARYSRDGRECILIGHAGHPEVEGTMGQYDASNGGAIYLVEDEKDVANLQVQNPERLAFVTQTTLSMDDTSRVIDALRSRFPAIGGPRKDDICYATQNRQDAVKQLADECDVVLVVGSPNSSNSNRLRELAERMATPAYLIDGAEDMQRSWFDGVERIGITAGASAPEVLVRGVIQQLHAWGATGADELAGREENITFSMPKELRVRSLL
- the thiO gene encoding glycine oxidase ThiO; amino-acid sequence: MAEQQQVVIVGGGVIGLLTAFNLATQGQAVVLLERVGLGQESSWAGGGIVSPLYPWRYSPAVTALAHWSQDFYPQLAQRLFAATGVDPEVHTTGLYWLDLDDEAEALSWAAREGRPLSKVDVSAAHDAVPVLGGGYSQAIYMANVANVRNPRLVKSLKAALLALPGVTIHEQCEVTGFVLDAGNVVGVNSADGPIFGDQVVLAAGAWSGELLGTLGLSLPVEPVKGQMILYKCASDFLSSMVLAKGRYAIPRRDGHILIGSTLEHEGFDKTPTETALESLKASAVELIPALADAEVVGHWAGLRPGSPEGIPYIGRVPGFNGLWLNCGHYRNGLVLAPASCQLFADLLLARAPIIDPAPYAPAGRLNAG